From a region of the Coffea arabica cultivar ET-39 chromosome 3e, Coffea Arabica ET-39 HiFi, whole genome shotgun sequence genome:
- the LOC140038483 gene encoding uncharacterized protein has protein sequence MKVVVWNCRGAGGPLTIPQLKEVLHFHSPNVVFLSETKNQEKFMRSVQKKIRFEKGYVVNSIGKAGGMALYWNNAVTIDHLSHTDWYILACITDKEVNSQWWLMCVHASTDSNIRKEQWKHIAEWKKGWGEEWVMVGDFNDLLSNGEKWGGRVRAESSFKDFYSFIRDNELLDIGYKGLPRTWSNYWEGEGEVKERLDRGLCSAGWLQRFDRVVCTHIENDASDHAILMVDTNPEITKRKMRFYFDQRWTKNPDMKEVIQGAWRKVQIGSRMYKITRKIKEVRVAILEWRRKVQGNSKVKIKELKEKLKEVKEEHESGNKSRVIELKNQLSKAYEEEELYWSQKSRSKWLKEGDRNTAYFHTTVKAKRKRNTISTLEKQDGTWCKSEEEIEVELCQYYNDLFTTTNPDDFEEILKEIPSTISRQMNAKLIKPVEEKDIRQALFSMHPNKAPGKDGMSPLFFQHYWHIIKGDLVLAINSFFHSGCLLKTVNETIISLIPKIDSPTSVLHYRPISLCNVLYKIISKIIANRLKHVLQHYISNSQSAFIPGRQILDNVVVAHEILHFLKNKRKGSTGYMAIKLDMSKAYDRVEWIFVGRLMLKMGFCPIFVKWIMACLSTVTYSFNLNGQKVGNVIPTRGIRQGDPLSPYLFIICAEGLSSLIHKAVQGKELTGVKICRDSLVISHLFFADDSLLCCKATGREALKVKSILTKYGNASGQVVNYEKSALFFSKNTKERMKHEISEGLDNMKEAVNGTYLGLPMAIGRSKAQVFGFVKNKISSKLQGWKQRLLSEGGKEVLIKAVTMAMPTYVMTCFRLPKGLCREISGKIAKFWWGKGEREASIHWASWKKLSEVKGRGEIGFRDLEAFNTALLAKQIWRFLTAPNLLVSKAELIERIPTSIGRRMDRLIWKFSKTGAYTVKTGYARARQEENQISRNQTYNAESSWEVRKRTVWKNLWHQKNSPNIVSKAQVEWLEYEHAREEEKEQTATANIKEHQMRGQTAGDDDVCLFTDAAISSRMIRTGQGIVARKWNGMIMKAKAIVNQYKGEPSKEEALAIRNAMLMAK, from the exons ATGAAAGTTGTGGTGTGGAATTGTCGAGGTGCAGGAGgccccttgacaattccccaACTAAAGGAAGTTTTACACTTCCACTCTCCTAATGTGGTGTTTTTGAGTGAgacaaagaatcaagaaaaatTTATGAGATCtgtgcaaaagaaaataaggtttGAGAAGGGATATGTTGTTAATTCAATTGGGAAGGCAGGGGGCATGGCTTTATACTGGAACAATGCTGTGACTATTGATCATTTAAGCCACACGGATTGGTACATCTTAGCATGCATTACGGACAAGGAAGTAAATAGCCAGTGGTGGTTGATGTGTGTTCATGCTAGTACTGATAGCAATATCCGAAAAGAGCAATGGAAACACATAGCTGAATGGAAGAAGGGCTGGGGGGAAGAATGGGTAATGGTTGGTGATTTTAATGATTTACTGTCAAATGGGGAGAAGTGGGGAGGGAGGGTGCGAGCTGAGAGTAGTTTTAAGGATTTCTATAGTTTCATAAGAGACAATGAATTATTAGATATAGGCTATAAAGGGCTACCAAGGACCTGGAGTAATtattgggagggggagggggaagtaAAAGAGAGACTGGATAGGGGATTATGTTCTGCTGGTTGGTTGCAAAGGTTTGATAGGGTTGTGTGTACACATATTGAGAATGATGCTTCGGATCATGCCATCTTGATGGTAGATACAAATCCAGAGATAACCAAGAGGAAAATGAGATTCTATTTTGACCAAAGATGGACAAAAAATCCAGACATGAAGGAGGTGATACAAGGGGCATGGAGGAAAGTTCaaattggatcaagaatgtacaAAATAACGAGGAAGATCAAGGAAGTTAGGGTAGCTATCCTGGAATGGCGGAGAAAGGTACAAGGAAACTCAAAAGTAAAGATCAAGGAATTAAAGGAGAAACTCAAGGAAGTGAAGGAGGAACATGAATCTGGAAATAAAAGTCGAGTCATTGAGCTAAAAAACCAGCTAAGCAAAGCATATGAGGAGGAAGAGCTGTATTGGAGCCAAAAATCTAGAAGCAAATGGCTCAAGGAAGGAGATAGAAACACAGCTTATTTCCATACAACTGTCAAGgcaaagaggaaaagaaacacCATCAGCACGCTGGAAAAACAAGATGGGACCTGGTGCAAGAGTGAGGAGGAAATTGAGGTGGAGCTGTGTCAATACTACAATGATCTCTTTACTACAACCAACCCGGATGACTTTGAGGAGATCCTTAAGGAGATCCCGAGCACTATTTCACGACAGATGAATGCGAAGCTGATTAAACCTGTGGAGGAAAAGGACATCAGACAAGCATTATTTTCTATGCATCCAAACAAAGCACCAGGCAAGGATGGTATGTCCCCACTTTTTTTCCAACATTATTGGCATATAATAAAAGGGGATTTGGTGTTAGCCATAAATAGTTTTTTCCATTCTGGTTGCCTGCTTAAAACTGTGAATGAAACCATCATTTCTCTAATCCCAAAGATCGATTCTCCAACATCCGTTTTACATTATAGGCCAATTAGCTTGTGCAATGTGCTTTATAAGATTATCTCAAAAATTATTGCAAACCGTTTGAAGCATGTTCTCCAGCACTACATTAGCAACTCACAATCTGCATTCATCCCAGGGAGACAAATTCTGGATAATGTAGTGGTAGCCCatgaaattttgcattttctaaaaaataagagaaaagggTCTACAGGCTACATGGCTATTAAGTTAGACATGTCGAAAGCCTATGATAGGGTAGAATGGATTTTTGTGGGGAGATTAATGTTGAAAATGGGTTTTTGTCCAATATTTGTCAAATGGATTATGGCTTGTCTATCCACAgtgacttattccttcaattTAAATGGCCAGAAGGTTGGAAATGTCATACCTACTAGAGGCATTAGGCAAGGGGACCCCTTATCACCCTATCTTTTCATCATATGTGCTGAAGGTCTTTCTAGCCTTATTCATAAAGCTGTGCAAGGAAAGGAGCTAACGGGGGTGAAAATTTGTAGGGACAGTCTGGTTatctctcatctattttttgcaGATGATTCTCTTTTGTGCTGTAAAGCAACCGGACGGGAAGCTCTAAAGGTGAAAAGCATTTTGACAAAGTATGGTAATGCATCTGGCCAGGTTGTGAATTATGAAAAATCAGCATTGTTCTTCAGTAAAAATACCAAAGAAAGGATGAAGCACGAAATAAGCGAAGGCCTGGATAATATGAAGGAAGCAGTGAATGGGACATATTTGGGACTACCAATGGCTATTGGAAGATCAAAGGCACAAGTGTTTGGCTTTGTAAAGAACAAAATCAGTAGCAAACTACAGGGATGGAAACAAAGGCTACTGAGTGAAGGAGGAAAGGAAGTGCTGATAAAGGCAGTGACAATGGCCATGCCAACATATGTAATGACATGTTTCAGGCTCCCAAAGGGATTATGTAGAGAAATCTCTGGGAAAATTGCAAAGTTTTGGTGGGGCAAAGGGGAGAGAGAGGCAAGTATTCATTGGGCAAGCTGGAAAAAACTCTCAGAGGTGAAGGGTAGAGGTGAAATTGGATTCAGAGACCTGGAAGCCTTTAATACTGCCTTGCTTGCAAAACAAATTTGGAGATTTCTAACTGCTCCGAATTTGTTAGTAAGCAAG GCTGAGCTCATTGAACGTATTCCCACCAGCATTGGAAGGAGAATGGACAGACTgatctggaaattttcaaagaCTGGAGCATATACGGTGAAAACAGGATATGCAAGGGCAAGGCAGGAGGAAAATCAGATCAGTCGAAACCAAACATACAATGCTGAGTCAAGTTGGGAAGTTAGAAAACGTACGGTGTGGAAGAATCTGTGGCACCAAAAG AATTCACCCAACAT